The nucleotide window AACGACATGCGCAAGCTCCAGCAGAGGAAAACGACGGGACCATACCGGCTTTGCCCGGCGGCGCAAAGTCGCGGGCGAGCGATAGGCCAGGTCTATAGTGAGGATGCACGCGCTGAATTTTACCGGGCAGCGCGGGGCGCCTAGAGTGGCGCCATCGGTTTTCCCAAGGGCCATCCACTCACAGCCTTCCCCTAGCGCTTTGGGATGGCCCTTTTTTCTTCTGGCGACGCGGCGCTCAGCGCCGGCTGAGCGGCTGGCGGTCGAAGCGAACGCCTGGCAGACCGGTTTCCATCAGTGCGCGGATGTTGCGATGGTCGGAGCCGGTCGGCGAGGCCAGCACGGTCTGGTAATGCTCGCCGAAGGCCAGCAGCGCTTCCTCGGTGGAGAAGCCTTCCAGCAGCGCGAGGCCCAGCGTCTTGCAGGAACCCTCGTTCTCCCCCGCGGCGTTTTCCACGCCACCGTTGATGAAGCGGCTCGGCTGGTAGTCGTAGTGCTCAGCGATGAACGCCAGCGTGGCGCTGAACGGGTGGTTGCGGTTGCGCAGGCTGGCGCGAAAGTCCTTGAGGCTGCTCATGGCTTCTGGCCCTTGTCGAAGGCGGCCTGTTG belongs to Pseudomonas phenolilytica and includes:
- a CDS encoding HopJ type III effector protein; the encoded protein is MSSLKDFRASLRNRNHPFSATLAFIAEHYDYQPSRFINGGVENAAGENEGSCKTLGLALLEGFSTEEALLAFGEHYQTVLASPTGSDHRNIRALMETGLPGVRFDRQPLSRR